Proteins co-encoded in one Flavivirga eckloniae genomic window:
- a CDS encoding trans-sulfuration enzyme family protein — translation MSKEKKQFETEVIRTQLNRTEFLEHTSPLYLTSSFVFEDAEDMRASFTEEKERNIYSRFTNPNTSEFVDKVCKMEGAEAGYAFATGMAAIYATFAALLESGDHIVSARSVFGSTHTLFTKYFPKWQIETTYFDINKPETIESCITPKTKILFAESPTNPAIDIIDLELLGDIAKKHNLILIIDNCFATSYLQQPIKYGAHLVTHSATKLMDGQGRVLGGVTVGNADLIREIYLFARNTGPALSPFNAWTLSKSLETLPVRVEKHCENALKVAEFLEDHPKVNWVRYPFLKSHPQYEVAKKQMKLGGNIVAFEVKGGIEAGRKFLNAIKLCSLSANLGDTRTIVTHPASTTHSKLLEEDRLEVNITDGLVRVSVGLEHIDDIIEDLKQALG, via the coding sequence ATGAGCAAAGAGAAAAAACAGTTTGAAACAGAAGTTATACGTACACAACTAAATCGTACCGAATTCTTAGAACATACAAGTCCGTTATATTTAACCTCAAGTTTTGTGTTTGAAGATGCCGAAGATATGCGTGCCTCTTTTACAGAAGAAAAGGAACGTAACATATACAGTCGTTTTACTAACCCAAATACATCGGAGTTTGTAGATAAAGTATGCAAAATGGAAGGAGCTGAAGCTGGTTATGCATTTGCAACAGGAATGGCGGCTATTTACGCGACTTTTGCGGCACTTTTAGAAAGCGGTGACCATATTGTGTCGGCACGATCTGTTTTTGGATCTACGCATACCCTGTTTACTAAATATTTTCCGAAATGGCAGATTGAAACGACGTATTTCGATATTAATAAACCAGAGACCATTGAAAGCTGTATTACGCCTAAAACAAAAATTCTATTTGCAGAATCACCAACAAACCCAGCAATCGATATAATTGATTTAGAGTTGTTAGGAGATATTGCAAAAAAACACAATTTAATTCTAATTATAGATAACTGTTTTGCTACATCATATTTACAACAACCTATAAAATACGGCGCACACTTGGTTACGCATAGTGCTACCAAGCTTATGGATGGACAAGGTCGCGTATTAGGAGGTGTTACAGTCGGTAATGCCGATTTAATTCGAGAGATTTACTTGTTTGCCAGAAATACAGGACCAGCGTTATCACCATTTAATGCATGGACCCTATCTAAAAGTTTAGAAACATTACCTGTAAGGGTTGAAAAGCATTGTGAAAATGCTCTAAAAGTAGCAGAGTTTTTAGAAGACCACCCAAAAGTGAATTGGGTAAGGTATCCATTTTTAAAATCGCACCCGCAATATGAAGTGGCTAAAAAACAGATGAAATTAGGAGGTAACATTGTAGCTTTCGAAGTTAAAGGTGGCATTGAAGCAGGGCGCAAATTTTTAAATGCTATAAAACTATGCTCATTGTCGGCTAATTTAGGTGATACACGAACCATTGTAACACACCCAGCATCTACAACCCATAGTAAAC
- the thrA gene encoding bifunctional aspartate kinase/homoserine dehydrogenase I → MENALSHIIIPSYTTESNALVKDIKLSYQVFGKTLGTAPIVLVNHALTGNSNVAGDDGWWEDLVGADKVIDTGIYTILAFNIPGNGFDGFVIDNYKDFVARDVAKLFLKGIEALHIDKLFAIIGGSLGGGIAWEMAVIKPDITVHLIPVATDWKSTDWLIANCQIQEQFLLNSRNPVHDARMHAMLCYRTPESFKERFHRSKNEDLEIFNVESWLLHHGKKLQERFQLSAYKLMNQLLKTIDVTKDRADDFNVLERIDANIHIVGVDSDLFFTAEENRQTHKQLALTHPNVTYSEINSVHGHDAFLMEYEQLEKIIEGIFVPDSKKRRMKVLKFGGKSLANGDGLNKVLSIIENKVKNDERITAVVSARGNATDDLEVILSKALKGKPFQDELEAFKTYQKEPLKTIDFSEQFSTLAKLFEGVSLLRDCSQKTKDEILAQGELLSIKMVSELLNQRGIQAKATDSRQLIKTDDAFGNAQPISQLTKDNVRSYFKQHNGETVNIVTGFIASNAKNETTTLGRNGSNYTAALLANYLDAEELQNYTHVNGIYTANPDLVADAQKIRELSFSEANELANFGTTVLHAKTIIPLVEKNINLRILNTFNADDEGTLITAKPSSKEVTSLSVLDDVALLNLEGRGLLGKIGVDARIFKALSIHNISVSIISQGSSERGIGLIINADQATQAVIALEREFENDFYAQDVNKIEIVDDVSVISIIGIELSSFHKPFNALIKNQITPLLFNNTVTGRNVSLVVKKKQLHKAMNVIHGEIFGISKKINIAIFGHGLVGGALINQILKSKDEIERRKGINLNVFVIANSRKLLLNKDGVANNWQEQLESTTQESSIQDIITFAKTHHLENLIAVDNTSSSDFHTNYVPLVEAGFDLVSSNKIANTISHGFYTELRSQLEEHNKQYLYETTVGAGLPLIDTIKLLHESGENITRIRGVFSGTLSYLFNNFSVQDKPFSVIVQETIDKGFTEPDPREDFSGNDVARKLLILARELDLQNEFEDVEVQNLIPEAYQNISVEEFLSQLDVLDEEFQKIKEVQKEGYVLRYVGDLFGDLSQDKGNLEVKLVSIPEDSTLGHVKGSDAIFEIFTESYGEQPIVIQGAGAGAEVTARGVFGDILRLSKHIN, encoded by the coding sequence ATGGAAAATGCATTGTCACATATTATAATTCCAAGCTATACTACCGAGAGTAATGCTTTAGTTAAAGATATTAAACTAAGCTATCAGGTTTTTGGCAAAACGTTGGGTACCGCGCCCATCGTTTTAGTAAACCATGCTCTAACAGGTAATAGTAATGTTGCGGGCGATGATGGCTGGTGGGAAGATTTGGTTGGTGCCGATAAAGTAATAGATACTGGTATATATACAATTTTGGCATTTAATATTCCCGGAAACGGTTTTGATGGCTTTGTAATTGATAATTATAAAGACTTTGTTGCCAGAGATGTTGCCAAACTGTTTTTAAAGGGCATTGAGGCATTACATATTGATAAACTGTTTGCCATAATAGGAGGTTCCTTAGGTGGAGGTATTGCCTGGGAAATGGCAGTTATTAAGCCAGATATTACAGTGCATTTAATTCCTGTGGCAACCGATTGGAAATCGACAGATTGGTTAATTGCTAATTGCCAGATACAAGAACAATTTCTTTTAAACTCAAGAAACCCGGTGCACGATGCAAGAATGCATGCCATGTTATGTTATCGTACACCGGAATCTTTTAAAGAGCGTTTTCACCGTTCTAAAAATGAAGATTTAGAGATTTTTAATGTAGAAAGTTGGTTGTTGCATCATGGTAAAAAACTACAAGAGCGTTTTCAGTTATCAGCTTACAAGTTGATGAATCAGCTATTAAAAACGATTGATGTTACCAAAGACAGAGCAGACGATTTTAATGTTTTGGAGCGCATCGATGCGAATATCCATATTGTTGGTGTAGATTCCGATTTGTTTTTTACAGCAGAAGAGAACAGACAAACCCACAAACAATTAGCTCTAACACACCCAAATGTAACATACAGTGAAATAAATTCGGTGCATGGACATGACGCTTTTTTAATGGAGTATGAACAATTAGAAAAAATTATTGAAGGCATTTTTGTGCCGGATTCTAAAAAAAGAAGAATGAAAGTATTAAAATTTGGAGGAAAATCTTTAGCCAATGGCGATGGCTTGAATAAAGTCCTTTCCATTATTGAAAATAAAGTTAAAAATGACGAAAGAATTACAGCTGTGGTTTCTGCAAGAGGAAATGCTACAGACGATTTAGAAGTCATTTTAAGTAAGGCCTTAAAAGGGAAACCTTTTCAAGACGAATTGGAAGCTTTTAAAACCTATCAAAAAGAACCATTAAAAACCATAGATTTTTCCGAGCAGTTTTCAACCCTAGCCAAACTTTTCGAAGGCGTTAGTTTATTACGCGATTGCAGTCAAAAAACAAAAGATGAGATTTTGGCACAAGGCGAATTATTATCTATTAAAATGGTGTCTGAATTGCTTAACCAGCGCGGTATTCAAGCAAAAGCAACAGATTCAAGACAACTCATTAAAACAGACGATGCTTTTGGTAATGCACAGCCTATTTCACAATTAACTAAAGATAATGTTAGAAGTTATTTTAAACAACATAATGGTGAAACGGTTAACATTGTTACAGGATTTATAGCGTCTAATGCTAAAAATGAAACCACGACCTTAGGTAGAAACGGAAGTAACTACACGGCGGCTTTACTGGCTAATTATTTAGATGCAGAAGAACTGCAAAACTACACGCATGTAAATGGTATTTATACAGCTAATCCAGATTTAGTTGCAGATGCACAAAAAATAAGAGAATTGTCGTTTAGCGAAGCCAATGAATTAGCTAATTTCGGAACCACTGTTTTACATGCAAAAACTATTATTCCTTTAGTTGAAAAGAACATAAACCTTCGTATTTTAAATACGTTTAATGCCGATGATGAAGGGACTTTAATTACCGCCAAGCCAAGTTCTAAAGAGGTTACATCCCTATCGGTTTTAGACGATGTAGCTCTATTAAATTTAGAAGGGCGTGGGTTGTTAGGTAAAATCGGGGTAGATGCCAGAATTTTTAAAGCCTTAAGTATTCATAATATTAGTGTGAGTATCATTTCCCAAGGCTCATCAGAGCGCGGTATTGGATTAATTATAAATGCAGATCAAGCCACACAAGCTGTTATTGCTTTAGAGCGCGAATTTGAAAACGATTTTTACGCGCAGGACGTGAATAAGATTGAAATCGTAGATGACGTATCCGTAATCTCCATTATTGGTATAGAATTAAGTTCGTTCCATAAACCATTTAACGCCTTGATTAAAAACCAGATTACACCTTTGCTGTTCAACAATACGGTAACAGGTAGAAATGTAAGTTTGGTGGTTAAAAAGAAACAATTACACAAAGCCATGAACGTGATTCATGGTGAGATTTTCGGAATTTCGAAAAAGATAAATATTGCCATCTTTGGACATGGCTTGGTTGGAGGTGCTTTGATTAATCAGATTTTAAAGTCTAAAGACGAAATTGAAAGAAGAAAAGGCATTAACCTTAATGTATTTGTCATTGCCAATTCCAGAAAGCTTCTTTTAAATAAAGATGGTGTTGCAAATAATTGGCAAGAACAATTAGAGTCGACAACACAGGAAAGTTCAATTCAAGATATTATAACTTTTGCCAAAACTCATCATTTAGAAAATTTAATAGCAGTAGATAATACCTCAAGCTCAGATTTTCACACAAATTATGTGCCTTTGGTCGAAGCAGGTTTCGATTTAGTATCATCAAACAAAATAGCAAATACCATTTCACATGGGTTTTATACAGAATTACGTTCGCAATTAGAGGAGCATAACAAACAATACCTATACGAAACCACAGTTGGAGCTGGATTGCCGTTAATTGATACAATTAAACTATTACACGAATCTGGAGAAAATATTACCAGAATACGTGGGGTATTTTCAGGAACGTTAAGTTATTTATTTAATAATTTTTCAGTTCAGGACAAGCCATTTAGTGTTATCGTTCAGGAAACCATTGATAAAGGCTTTACAGAGCCAGACCCAAGAGAAGATTTTTCAGGAAACGATGTTGCCAGAAAGTTATTGATATTGGCCAGAGAGTTAGACTTGCAGAATGAATTTGAAGATGTTGAGGTTCAGAATTTAATTCCAGAAGCCTATCAGAATATTTCTGTTGAGGAATTTTTAAGTCAGCTAGATGTATTAGATGAAGAATTCCAGAAGATAAAAGAAGTGCAGAAAGAAGGTTACGTGTTAAGATATGTGGGTGATTTATTTGGAGATTTATCACAAGACAAAGGAAATTTAGAAGTAAAGTTGGTATCTATTCCAGAAGATAGTACGTTAGGTCATGTAAAAGGATCAGACGCTATTTTCGAGATTTTTACAGAATCTTATGGCGAACAACCAATCGTTATTCAAGGCGCAGGAGCAGGAGCAGAGGTAACGGCTCGTGGTGTTTTTGGTGATATTTTAAGGCTGTCTAAACATATAAATTAA
- a CDS encoding O-acetylhomoserine aminocarboxypropyltransferase/cysteine synthase family protein yields MSTQKLATNALHAGHDVSANGGTRAVPIYQTTSYVFNDSDHAANLFSLKELGFIYTRLNNPTNQILQERLAAVEGGIGAVVFASGTAAISTGLLTLLKAGDHIVASSSLYGGTYNLLSVTLPRLGITTTFVDASNPDNFKEAVQDNTRAFFVESLGNPKLDVLDLEAIAVHSKAAGVPFIVDNTVATPALLNPLKHGANIVIHSLTKYIGGQGTSLGGAIVDGGTFDWANGKFPEFTEPSAGYHGLVYNEALGAASYTFKLILEGLRDFGGALSPTNAFNILQGLETLPVRIKQHSENALELAKWLEQQDEVAWVNYPGLESSKYKALADKYLPKGQSGIVTFGAKGGYDAAKTVADKTKIFSLLANIGDTKSLIIHPASTTHQQLNEEEQASAGVTQDLIRLSVGIEDIEDLKADLKTAFGEI; encoded by the coding sequence ATGAGCACACAAAAATTAGCAACAAACGCATTACACGCAGGACACGATGTTTCAGCAAACGGAGGTACAAGAGCAGTACCGATTTATCAAACAACATCGTATGTTTTTAACGATTCAGATCATGCTGCAAACCTATTTTCATTAAAAGAACTAGGATTTATATATACCAGACTTAATAACCCAACAAACCAAATTCTTCAAGAACGTTTGGCAGCCGTAGAAGGTGGTATTGGAGCCGTTGTGTTTGCTTCAGGAACCGCAGCTATTTCAACGGGATTATTAACGCTCTTAAAAGCAGGAGATCACATAGTAGCTTCTAGCAGTTTATATGGAGGAACCTATAACTTACTAAGTGTAACCTTGCCAAGATTAGGTATAACGACCACTTTTGTAGATGCCTCTAACCCAGATAATTTTAAGGAAGCGGTACAAGATAACACCAGAGCATTTTTTGTAGAATCTTTGGGGAATCCAAAACTGGATGTTTTAGACTTGGAAGCTATTGCAGTACACTCTAAAGCAGCAGGTGTGCCTTTTATTGTTGATAATACAGTAGCAACACCAGCATTGTTAAACCCATTAAAGCATGGTGCCAATATTGTTATTCATTCGTTAACCAAATACATTGGCGGACAAGGAACTTCCTTAGGTGGAGCCATTGTTGATGGTGGTACTTTCGACTGGGCAAACGGAAAGTTTCCTGAGTTTACAGAACCTTCAGCTGGATATCATGGTTTAGTTTATAACGAAGCTTTAGGAGCAGCGTCTTATACGTTCAAATTAATCTTAGAGGGATTAAGAGATTTTGGAGGAGCTTTAAGTCCAACAAATGCATTTAATATTCTTCAAGGTTTAGAAACGTTGCCAGTTAGAATAAAGCAACACAGTGAAAATGCTTTAGAACTTGCTAAATGGTTAGAACAACAAGACGAAGTGGCTTGGGTAAATTATCCAGGTTTAGAGAGTAGTAAATACAAAGCTTTAGCAGATAAATATTTACCAAAAGGACAAAGTGGTATCGTGACTTTTGGCGCAAAAGGTGGATATGATGCCGCAAAAACCGTAGCCGATAAAACTAAAATATTTTCATTGTTAGCGAATATCGGAGATACAAAATCATTAATCATCCATCCAGCAAGTACAACACACCAGCAGTTAAATGAAGAGGAACAAGCCTCGGCAGGTGTTACACAAGATTTAATTAGATTATCTGTTGGTATTGAAGATATAGAAGATTTAAAAGCCGATTTAAAGACTGCTTTTGGAGAAATTTAA